The following are from one region of the Falco biarmicus isolate bFalBia1 chromosome 1, bFalBia1.pri, whole genome shotgun sequence genome:
- the SLC10A7 gene encoding sodium/bile acid cotransporter 7 isoform X6, whose translation MGLLERLRKEWFIVGIVLVIAVARLEPAVGVKGGPLKPEITITYIAVSAIFFNSGLSLKTELADSRLHATSCVFCSNFNQSCWWK comes from the exons ATGGGGCTGCTGGAGCGCCTGCGGAAGGAGTGGTTCATCGTCGGGATCGTGCTGGTCATCGCGGTGGCGCGGCTAGAGCCCGCCGTCGGCGTCAAAGGGG GACCGTTGAAACCAGAAATTACCATAACTTACATTGCTGTTTCAGCTATATTCTTTAACAGTGGACTCTCCTTAAAAACTGAG ctTGCAGACAGTAGGCTGCATGCCACCTCCTGTGTCTTCTGCAGTAATTTTAACCAAAGCTGTTGGTGGAAATGA